In Streptomyces sp. NBC_01551, one DNA window encodes the following:
- a CDS encoding histidine phosphatase family protein yields the protein MSDLLLVRHGETEWSANGRHTGLTDVPLTPNGVEEAISLAPYFQDRNPALVLTSPLRRAVVTARLAGLPGGITDPDLCEWDYGGYEGITTAEIRRTRPHWSLWTDGVPPGDAEHPGENAAQVGARADRALARVAPVLRADGGDAVVVAHGHFLRVLTARYLGLAPENGRLFLLRTGTVSLLSTEHGLPVIAGWNTHP from the coding sequence GTGAGCGACCTGCTGCTGGTGAGGCACGGCGAGACGGAATGGAGCGCCAACGGGCGCCACACCGGGCTCACCGACGTGCCGCTGACCCCGAACGGCGTAGAAGAGGCCATCTCGCTGGCTCCCTACTTCCAGGACCGGAACCCGGCACTGGTTCTGACCAGCCCGCTGCGCCGGGCCGTGGTCACGGCCCGGCTCGCCGGACTCCCCGGCGGCATCACCGACCCCGACCTGTGCGAGTGGGACTACGGCGGCTACGAGGGCATCACCACCGCGGAGATCCGGCGCACCCGGCCGCACTGGTCCCTGTGGACCGACGGCGTCCCGCCCGGCGACGCCGAGCACCCCGGCGAGAACGCCGCCCAGGTCGGCGCCCGCGCGGACCGGGCCCTGGCGCGGGTGGCGCCGGTGCTGCGCGCGGACGGGGGCGACGCCGTCGTCGTGGCGCACGGGCACTTCCTGCGCGTCCTGACCGCCCGCTACCTGGGGCTGGCGCCCGAGAACGGCCGGCTGTTCCTGCTGCGCACCGGCACGGTCAGCCTGCTGTCCACCGAGCACGGGCTCCCGGTCATCGCGGGCTGGAACACCCACCCCTGA